The genomic interval CTCAAAATAGCTTTTAATGCACTTTCATATATTATATTCGCTTTTTCATTCAAATTTACTTGTATAATTCCATCGATTTGCTGCTCCACTGGATCTTCTATTGAAATTACATGTCGATTTAAATTATGTTTTGCAAAATGAATGAGTTCATACATTAAAGTACTTTTTCCACTACCTGTTGGTCCACTTATAATGATTAATCCGCTGCTTTTCTTAATATGTTCCATCAATATATCGTCCAACGAATCAATATCTGTTTCAAAGGTTTGTTTTATCACCCTCATTACGCATGCTTCATCTCCTAAAGCAAGAGGAAGTGTAGATGCTCTTATGTTAAATAAACATTCATCAATCTCCATTTGTATTATGCCGCTCTGCGCTTTATTTTTTTCACTCACATCTAGATGTGCAATAAATTTAATATATGAAAGTAATTTATTAAAGTATTCGATTTCAATCGTCGTATAATATTGAATTTCACCATGCACTCTGAATTTAACTAAAACTTCATTGTCGGTTGGAATAAAATGTATATCTGAAGCAAATTTATTAATCCCGTCATTTATAATATCTGTTAAAAACTGTTCCATCATAACCTCCTCACACTTTATATATAAGACAGTTTGAACTTTCTTCTAATTTTAATAAATAAACTGATAATTAATTTATTTATTAAAAATTAAAAAAGAATATGTAAAAAAATGTATGTATCAAATTTCGCAAAATTAAGGTTTACTTATTTATATGTTATCTTTATAATAATAAGTGATATGAAGAGTCTGAGATTAGGGGGAATTGCCAAATGGATAAGGTTTATAAAACTTTAGGATTCTGGACAGCAATCTTTGCAGTAATGTTCTATGTAGGCGGAATGTCTATGATGTCATTCGTATTTGTTGCTCAAACAGGATTTTTTGTATTACTTGGATATTTAAACTTATCAGAAAGAATGTATATGTATATATTTGCAGCATACTTAATCGTTTGTTTCGTAGGCTTCACTTATTATTCTACATTTTTATTAGAGCCAAGTTTTGGCCACCACGAATAAAACCTTCCATGATGGAAGGTTTTTTATTTTAAATATGGATTATTTAGTTTTTCGTGTTTAACAGTTGTATCTGGTCCATGTCCAGGACATATTATAACATCATCTCTTAACGATAAAAGCTCTCGAGTAATACTATTCAGCAATTGAGATGTATTCCCTTCATACAAATCCGTTCTTCCGATACCTTCTTTAAATAAAGTATCTCCAACTATTGCAAAATCATCAAAAATAAAACTTAAACTTCCTGGTGAATGTCCTGGTGTATGTTTTACATCAAACGTAAAAGTCCCTAAAACATTGTGGCCAGTATTTAAATACTTAGGCTTTGCATTAACGGTTATCGGTTCAATACCATACTGTATAAATTTTGCTGATCCGTTTTTCTCAGGATCTGTTAAAAAATACTTTTCAATTTCCGACATATAGACATCACAATTAAAATAATCACTAATAGCATCAATCGCACCGATATGATCAAAGTGTGCATGCGTTAATAATATTCCTGCTACTTTTTTATCTGAAGCACGCATCGCTTCAATTATACGTTCATGTTCACTTCCTGGATCTATAATAAGCCTTTCTGATTCATTTTCAAGTATATAACAGTTTGTTTCCACCATACCTAATGGTAATTTCTTTCGTTTCAAATTAATTCCTCCTAAAATGTACTCGACAAATATATACTTTAATTATACAATATTAATGATAACAAAAGAAATTCATGGGGGTTATGATATGCCATTTATTAACACGGGCGAATTATTCGAAATATTCGGCGCTAAAATTCACATCGGTGTGAATATTTTTGCTATTTTAATGTTTTTAGTATTTTTATTATCAGTTAAAGCATTTATGAATGCAATTAAATCTAAAAATGTTTTAGGTATCATTTTTGGTTTATTAGCAACATTATCTTTTGGATTCTTTTCATTAGCTACA from Macrococcus armenti carries:
- a CDS encoding DUF2626 domain-containing protein, with the protein product MDKVYKTLGFWTAIFAVMFYVGGMSMMSFVFVAQTGFFVLLGYLNLSERMYMYIFAAYLIVCFVGFTYYSTFLLEPSFGHHE
- a CDS encoding MBL fold metallo-hydrolase, whose protein sequence is MKRKKLPLGMVETNCYILENESERLIIDPGSEHERIIEAMRASDKKVAGILLTHAHFDHIGAIDAISDYFNCDVYMSEIEKYFLTDPEKNGSAKFIQYGIEPITVNAKPKYLNTGHNVLGTFTFDVKHTPGHSPGSLSFIFDDFAIVGDTLFKEGIGRTDLYEGNTSQLLNSITRELLSLRDDVIICPGHGPDTTVKHEKLNNPYLK
- the comGA gene encoding competence type IV pilus ATPase ComGA, yielding MMEQFLTDIINDGINKFASDIHFIPTDNEVLVKFRVHGEIQYYTTIEIEYFNKLLSYIKFIAHLDVSEKNKAQSGIIQMEIDECLFNIRASTLPLALGDEACVMRVIKQTFETDIDSLDDILMEHIKKSSGLIIISGPTGSGKSTLMYELIHFAKHNLNRHVISIEDPVEQQIDGIIQVNLNEKANIIYESALKAILRCDPDIIMMGEVRDEVVAKEVINASLSGHLVITTLHANDCVGALHRLKDMGIKQSDIMQSLNLIINQRLIKLSTQSHRKRIYEYLSQSDIKAFLTQENIEYETLSAQIKELYENDQISQCEFEKY
- a CDS encoding DUF2759 domain-containing protein, yielding MPFINTGELFEIFGAKIHIGVNIFAILMFLVFLLSVKAFMNAIKSKNVLGIIFGLLATLSFGFFSLATILTYGYPILHH